The Peribacillus simplex genome contains the following window.
TTTAGTAGAGTTTTATCCGATTCGAGGTTTTTCAAATAACCAGTGATAAATTATTTAACGAAGTTTAGAAGTGAAATTATCCAAAATTAAAAGCCCCATTTCTCAGTGTCATAAACGAGAAATGGGGCTTTTTTCACTTTATGCGTAACCCGTTATTTCGAACCCCTCCTTTTAATCGAGAGGGGCTCTTTTTTGAAATTTCACAAAATGCAAAAAATGAATCATTTAAAAGGTAAAGTGTTAACAAATATTATTAATACTAAATGGTTTTTCTCACTCCGAGTTGTTTCGCAGCTTTTTAAGCCAAGAATCTCATATATCGTAAAAAGTCTGATCATTCTTTAACGTTTTTAAAATATGCTTAGTCAGCATTGACGCATCATCCGTGTTTTTCCAAACTGCAGATATGGAACTGGATAATTCAGAGTTATCGATGTTCAATGCTTTAACTTTGCTTTTTCCCAACAAACTCACCATATCTTTCGGCATGAGAGCAACACCTAAGTTATTGGATATAAGGTTGGCAATCGTTAATAATTCGGATCCTTTACATAATTCTTTAGGTGAAAATCCAGCAGTCAGACAAGCCTTTTCCAAAAGGAATTGAAGGGAGTGTGCTTGGACGGCATCATAATGGATAAAAGATTCGTCCCTTGCTTCGTATAAGTGTATAGCATCCTTTTGGGCTAGTGGATGATCAATGGAAACGACTAATTGTAAAGGGAACCTTTTGAATTCAATCATGCTTAATCCTTCATTTGCGATGATGTTATTGTGTATGGGCGTTCGGATGAAACCGATGTGATAATTTTGTTGGTTTACGAGCTTCACTGCTCTTGAGGATGTTGTTTCATGCAGGTAAAAATCTGTTTCCGGGTATTCCCCCACTATCTTTTTCAATAACTTCGGGATATATATGCTAGCTGCAGAGGGGACAGTAGCAATCTTCATTTTGGGCTTGGGGATGGTTTTATTTTCAACTATGTAATTCACTGTTTTCTCAATATCTTCAAAGGAAGGGGCAAGTTTTTTATAGATGTACTCTCCTTCTTCCGTCAATGTAATTTTTCTTGTCGTTCGATTTAATAGTTTAAGGCCTAATTGTTTTTCGAGGGATAAAATCTGTTGGCTAAGTCCTGGCTGGGATATATGCAGGGTTTTGGAAGCCTCACTGAAACTAAGATGGTTAGAAACCTCTATGAAATAGCGGAGGGA
Protein-coding sequences here:
- a CDS encoding LysR family transcriptional regulator: MNFLSLRYFIEVSNHLSFSEASKTLHISQPGLSQQILSLEKQLGLKLLNRTTRKITLTEEGEYIYKKLAPSFEDIEKTVNYIVENKTIPKPKMKIATVPSAASIYIPKLLKKIVGEYPETDFYLHETTSSRAVKLVNQQNYHIGFIRTPIHNNIIANEGLSMIEFKRFPLQLVVSIDHPLAQKDAIHLYEARDESFIHYDAVQAHSLQFLLEKACLTAGFSPKELCKGSELLTIANLISNNLGVALMPKDMVSLLGKSKVKALNIDNSELSSSISAVWKNTDDASMLTKHILKTLKNDQTFYDI